In Xanthomonas theicola, a single genomic region encodes these proteins:
- the rpmB gene encoding 50S ribosomal protein L28, giving the protein MSRVCQVSGKRVQTGNNVSHANNRTRRRFLPNLHERRFWVASEKRWVKLKVSAHALRTIDKNGIDSVLAELRARGEKV; this is encoded by the coding sequence ATGTCCCGCGTATGCCAAGTGTCCGGCAAGCGTGTGCAGACGGGTAACAACGTCTCCCACGCCAACAACAGAACCCGTCGCCGCTTCCTGCCCAACCTGCACGAGCGCCGCTTCTGGGTCGCCAGCGAGAAGCGCTGGGTCAAGCTGAAGGTTTCCGCGCACGCGCTGCGCACCATCGACAAGAACGGGATCGATTCGGTTCTGGCTGAGCTGCGCGCGCGCGGCGAAAAGGTCTGA